In Methanobrevibacter sp., the genomic stretch ATTTATCAACTTTGAAAAATGCAGATTATGCGGCAAATGTGTAAATGGCTGTGTATTTGATGCAAAATGGGATGGAACATACTTTATTGATGAGGCAATCGAGAATGGTGCTGAATTAATATGTGATTTTAACGTATTTGAAATACTGCATGAAAACAATCAGGTAATTGGTGTTGTTGGAATTGACAAAAACAATGAAAAACACATTTTCAAAGCAAAGAAAGTAATAATATCTGCAGGAGCTCTAAACACTCCAATAATATTAAAGAACTCTGGAATAAAAAATGTAGGACAAAACATATTCTTTGATATTTTCACAACAATTGGAGGATATTTGCCTGAGGCCAATTTAAAAAATGAATTAATAATGGGTGTAAAAGCAGAATTCGGCCCGTATTTCCTGTCACCACATTACTCAATGCAATTATTGCCACTGATGGGCGAAAAAGGTGTTAAAGCAAGTGAAAACGATGTTATAGGTTTGATGCTTAAATTTGCAGATACTTGCATTGGAACAATCGACGGTGATGGAAGAATCGAAAAGACACTCACAAAAGTTGATGTCGATTTGATAAAAGAAGGTTATGATAAGGCAATAAAAATACTTTTAAAATTAGGAGTTTTACCTGAATCAATTGTTGCAACCTCTCTAAAGGGAGCACATCCTGGAGGAACTGCTGCAATCGGTGAGGTGGTTAACAATGATTTTGAAACTGAAATTAAAGGAGTATATGTCTGTGATGCAAGCGTAATACCTGAAGCACCAGGAAGACCTCCAATACTTACAATAGTGGCAATAGCTAAAAAAGTAGCAAAAATAGTGAATCAAAACTTATAGGTGATATTATGCAATTTAGTTTAAAATTTAAAGACATTGATGAAAAAAGAGATTTAAATGAAAATTATACAATTCGCGATTTGTTGGATGAATTGGAATTGTCTGCCCAAACTGTAGTCGCAAAACAGAATGGCGAGTTGACCATTGAAGAAAGCGTAATTAATGATGGTGATGAAATCAATTTGGTTCAAATAATATATGGTGGATAGTAGTTATTGTTATAACTACTAACCTTTCTCAAGTGTGTGTTATTTGAGGTTCATTTAATCACCCGGATTTTTTTGGTTAAAGTGGTTGTTCCGTAAATCTTTGTGTTTTTGAATCCTACTTTAACTGTGTATTTTTTGCCTGCTTTGAGATTTATTGTTATTTTAGCTTGTCCTTTATTATTTGTTGTCCTGATATAGGTTTTGCCTTTAATTTTAAATTTGACTTTGACTTTTTTTATTGCTTTTTTATTTGCATCCTTAAATGTCACGACAAATTTTCCTTTTTTGTGTATTGTTAATTTTGAAGCTTTTAGAATTGGCTTTACTATTTTAACTTTTATGGATTTGGAAGATCCGATGTAATTATAGCTGTTAAAGGTAATTTTGGCACTATATGTTTTTGGCTTATTTTTGATAGTTAATTTTGCTATTCCATTTTTATCCGTTTTTACTGTGTATACGCTTCCTTTTAAACTAACGGTTAATTTTTCATTTGAAACAGGTATATTGTTTTCATTAACTAATTTTATAGTCAATTGACTGGCGCTTCCGTAATATGCTTGGAAATCATTAGCAATAATTGTGCTTTTTCTCAATTTGAAATTATCAATTTTCAAAATCTGATTGTTTATTTTTGCATAAACTGCGCTAACATCGTCCTGTGGATTGAAATTAAATGTTGCAACTCCATTAACCAGTTTCTTTGTAGCTAAAATACCGGTATTTGTGTAAAAGGTCACATCCAGTGGAAGGTCAAATTCACCATCATAGTCATAGATTTCTTTTGTTTCATTGTCAAAGTAGTGTTTTAGACTAACAGTTAACTGATTAATTTCACTTTTATAAATCTCATTGTTATTGGCAGTAAATGTCATCACTAGCCATCTGGAAGCATTTATCTTTTCAGGCTGTATTTCGCCGCTGTGAGGTGAATAATAATACGGGTTTATTTCGTTTTGCCCCCACCAGCAGTATTGTACAGTTGCGTTGTCATCTAAAGCGATGTCTCCGTAAACCTTGTTCAATTTTATATAAT encodes the following:
- a CDS encoding GMC family oxidoreductase N-terminal domain-containing protein; the encoded protein is MNIYDVIVIGTGAGGATVAKDLSQEGLNILILEKGSRKKDGSYVKHMKTKKIHLKNNLSDEDKEKYKFLTLPLELTNIEEIGGTTTSSIGNACFSCSGCYTNSIMQQFEDKQLDIFEELLEASGELNVTYFPKKLWGHSTQLIAQAGTELGYIVEPMPKFINFEKCRLCGKCVNGCVFDAKWDGTYFIDEAIENGAELICDFNVFEILHENNQVIGVVGIDKNNEKHIFKAKKVIISAGALNTPIILKNSGIKNVGQNIFFDIFTTIGGYLPEANLKNELIMGVKAEFGPYFLSPHYSMQLLPLMGEKGVKASENDVIGLMLKFADTCIGTIDGDGRIEKTLTKVDVDLIKEGYDKAIKILLKLGVLPESIVATSLKGAHPGGTAAIGEVVNNDFETEIKGVYVCDASVIPEAPGRPPILTIVAIAKKVAKIVNQNL
- a CDS encoding MoaD/ThiS family protein — protein: MQFSLKFKDIDEKRDLNENYTIRDLLDELELSAQTVVAKQNGELTIEESVINDGDEINLVQIIYGG